A window from Candidatus Afararchaeum irisae encodes these proteins:
- a CDS encoding MFS transporter, which produces MADSLGNSFLIIVLPLYIHSGRITGDFVGFSVGETGAISIGLITGIILSSFGFLNSFGQPFTGRLSDSLRRRKIFVITGLGILAVTNFLYSVVGSYEVMFVVRAVQGIGVAFTIPTSIALVNELATDTTRGSNMGVYNTFRLLGFGAGPLVAGGIVEAGPYMVAGLTVNGFNAAFYIASVSAMLSILLVHVLVDDPEELEEEAGGDLSVSVFYKGDGDKLLDPVFTLGVASLFMAVGIALLAAIETHVNSRLGQGSFLFGVEFAAFVGAQVLLQAPIGSVSDRIGRKPFIVAGLVLLVPSTVAQGLVTVPAQMIVARFVQGVAGAMVFAPALALAGDIAKTGESGTQLSVLTMSFGLGIAIGPLSSGFLVDYGYVYPFVFGSFLAAVGAVLVYTQVEDTVDPN; this is translated from the coding sequence ATGGCGGACTCGCTCGGAAACTCGTTCCTCATAATCGTACTCCCTCTCTACATACACAGCGGACGTATAACCGGCGACTTCGTCGGCTTCTCAGTCGGAGAGACGGGTGCTATAAGCATAGGTCTCATAACCGGAATAATCCTCTCGTCGTTCGGCTTTCTCAACAGCTTCGGACAGCCTTTCACGGGTAGGCTCTCCGACTCACTCCGGAGGAGGAAGATATTCGTTATAACGGGTCTTGGAATACTCGCGGTCACCAACTTCCTCTACTCAGTAGTCGGGAGCTACGAGGTCATGTTCGTCGTCCGTGCTGTACAGGGTATTGGGGTCGCCTTCACAATACCCACCTCGATAGCACTCGTCAACGAGCTTGCGACCGACACGACACGTGGTAGCAACATGGGTGTCTACAACACCTTCCGTCTCCTCGGCTTCGGCGCGGGACCTCTAGTCGCGGGCGGCATAGTCGAGGCAGGTCCCTACATGGTCGCGGGTCTCACTGTGAACGGCTTCAACGCTGCTTTCTACATCGCGTCGGTCTCGGCGATGTTGAGCATCCTCTTAGTCCACGTACTCGTCGATGACCCCGAGGAGCTCGAAGAGGAAGCTGGAGGCGACCTCTCTGTGTCGGTCTTCTACAAAGGGGACGGGGACAAACTCCTCGATCCCGTCTTCACTCTCGGCGTAGCCTCGCTCTTCATGGCGGTCGGGATAGCCCTCCTCGCCGCGATAGAGACACACGTCAACTCACGTCTCGGACAGGGAAGCTTTCTCTTCGGTGTCGAGTTCGCCGCCTTCGTGGGCGCACAGGTTCTCCTACAGGCACCCATAGGCAGCGTGAGTGACCGTATAGGACGTAAGCCATTCATCGTCGCGGGACTCGTCTTACTCGTACCCTCGACAGTCGCACAGGGTCTCGTCACAGTCCCCGCACAGATGATAGTCGCGCGTTTCGTACAGGGTGTCGCGGGTGCTATGGTCTTCGCTCCCGCTCTCGCACTCGCGGGTGACATAGCAAAGACTGGCGAGTCGGGAACTCAGCTCTCAGTCCTGACTATGAGCTTCGGTCTCGGAATAGCAATAGGTCCGCTGTCGTCGGGCTTTCTCGTCGACTACGGCTACGTCTACCCCTTCGTCTTCGGCTCTTTCCTAGCCGCGGTCGGTGCGGTCTTAGTCTACACACAGGTCGAGGACACCGTCGACCCCAACTGA
- a CDS encoding cob(I)yrinic acid a,c-diamide adenosyltransferase has product MKIYTGRGDKGQTDLRNGGRVSKSSARIEAYGTVDELNAFIGFAASKLDSGQHSNVVDVLKEVQNRLFKAQAHLSNPDKGDDDPRVTQDDTDWLEEKCDDFDEEIPALESFILPSGSSAGSSLHLARTVGRRAERRAVGLLAEVEETEGADVDDTQKVVKFLNRLSDLLFILGRVVNHREGTKEERPTY; this is encoded by the coding sequence ATGAAGATCTACACGGGAAGAGGTGACAAGGGACAGACTGATCTCAGAAACGGCGGACGCGTCTCGAAGTCGTCTGCGAGGATAGAGGCTTACGGAACAGTCGACGAACTCAACGCCTTCATAGGATTCGCGGCGTCTAAGCTCGACTCGGGTCAGCACAGCAACGTCGTCGACGTTCTCAAGGAGGTACAGAACCGTCTCTTCAAGGCACAGGCTCATCTCTCGAACCCCGACAAGGGAGACGACGACCCGCGTGTGACCCAGGACGACACCGACTGGCTCGAGGAGAAGTGTGATGACTTCGACGAGGAGATCCCGGCTCTTGAGTCGTTCATACTCCCGAGCGGATCGTCGGCGGGATCGTCGCTACATCTCGCGCGGACGGTCGGGAGACGAGCCGAGAGAAGGGCGGTGGGTCTTCTCGCCGAGGTAGAAGAGACAGAGGGTGCCGACGTCGACGACACACAGAAGGTTGTGAAGTTCCTCAACCGCCTGTCTGACCTCCTGTTCATACTCGGACGTGTAGTCAACCACAGGGAAGGCACCAAGGAGGAACGTCCGACCTACTGA
- a CDS encoding type IV pilin → MYLDGERAGRAVSPAVGVVLLVAITVLIAGITMVLASEYGSYLNEPAPMVGESSGELVHNIDTEGGEDDQIVRLRHISGDPIDVSEIEIQVDATDACGKTARIVDLPTNTLGSDNYEGDDIFDYNSPEGGELDEDVTDGTWSPGETARFRITSGECEINSGDEVDVRVVHKPTSSVIIDETLKAS, encoded by the coding sequence ATGTATCTTGACGGAGAAAGGGCGGGGAGAGCTGTCTCGCCCGCCGTCGGAGTTGTTCTTCTCGTCGCGATAACTGTTCTGATAGCAGGGATTACTATGGTACTCGCCTCGGAGTACGGATCATATCTCAACGAGCCCGCACCTATGGTCGGTGAGTCGTCGGGCGAACTAGTCCATAATATCGACACTGAGGGTGGCGAGGACGACCAGATAGTGCGTCTACGGCATATATCCGGAGATCCGATAGATGTCTCAGAGATCGAGATACAGGTCGACGCTACCGACGCTTGCGGCAAGACTGCGAGGATAGTCGACCTTCCAACGAACACACTCGGAAGTGACAACTACGAGGGCGACGACATATTCGACTATAACAGCCCGGAGGGGGGAGAGCTTGACGAGGACGTGACTGATGGCACATGGTCACCCGGTGAAACTGCGAGGTTCCGTATCACAAGCGGAGAATGTGAGATCAACTCCGGCGACGAGGTCGACGTCCGTGTCGTCCACAAGCCGACATCCTCAGTTATAATAGACGAGACTCTCAAGGCGTCGTGA
- a CDS encoding HVO_0476 family zinc finger protein yields the protein MEQEHRRDETADTDPDVVVDCPACGRTPHVVLKEDSQATVKCTECGHVHKVKVQKPETVERRVVVSQGEDSFSTRSPMESDEFIQVGDEFVLESDEGIFGVEVTSVEVTEEDTQGTETTKRVESATADEVETVWTRTVDNVNVDVTVHSEGDSEGTKVRLPGDYSVVVGETLDIDGRSYEITAFITDDGTRLRYEGDDVEAKNAKRVYVES from the coding sequence ATGGAACAAGAACACCGACGTGACGAGACGGCTGACACCGATCCCGACGTAGTCGTCGACTGTCCCGCGTGCGGAAGGACGCCCCACGTTGTCCTCAAGGAGGACTCACAGGCTACAGTGAAATGTACTGAGTGTGGACACGTACATAAGGTCAAGGTACAGAAGCCCGAGACGGTCGAGAGACGAGTCGTCGTAAGCCAGGGCGAGGACAGCTTCTCGACCCGGTCGCCGATGGAGTCCGACGAGTTCATACAGGTCGGCGACGAGTTCGTCCTTGAGTCCGACGAGGGTATCTTCGGCGTCGAGGTCACGAGCGTCGAGGTCACAGAGGAGGACACCCAGGGAACCGAGACGACTAAACGTGTCGAGTCGGCGACTGCCGACGAGGTCGAGACAGTCTGGACACGTACCGTCGACAACGTCAACGTCGATGTCACCGTACATTCCGAGGGCGACTCCGAGGGCACTAAGGTCAGGCTCCCGGGAGACTACTCGGTAGTCGTAGGTGAGACCCTCGACATAGACGGTAGGAGCTACGAAATCACGGCGTTTATCACCGACGACGGCACGAGACTGCGTTACGAGGGCGATGATGTCGAGGCGAAGAATGCCAAAAGAGTCTACGTCGAGTCTTAG
- a CDS encoding NDP-sugar synthase, translated as MKAVVLAGGYATRLWPITKNRAKPLLPLGGKPIVDYILDPLEDEDAVSEVFVSTNQRFADDFEEHIESEGYEKATVAVEPTTSEDEKLGTIGALADLVERESIDEDTVVIAGDNLFSFEVNDFIEFFDSKGSTCIASYDVGSREDAKQYGLVDVEGGQVVDFQEKPDDPKSTLVSIACYAFPADTLRLLDEYLRGDNNPDAPGFFIEWLHTRENVYSYVFDGAWFDVGTPDSYLDANSYTMDESVIEDGAVVENTEVGEDVYVMSGAEIHDSEIEDSIVFENARIDDCTVRHSIVDRETVLDGVDFNNALVGEHSHLNSED; from the coding sequence ATGAAAGCTGTCGTTCTGGCAGGCGGTTACGCAACACGTCTCTGGCCTATAACCAAGAACCGCGCGAAGCCTCTTCTTCCTCTCGGGGGAAAGCCCATAGTAGACTACATACTCGACCCTCTCGAAGACGAGGACGCTGTCTCCGAGGTATTCGTGAGCACTAACCAGAGGTTCGCCGACGACTTCGAGGAACACATAGAGTCGGAGGGCTATGAGAAAGCGACCGTCGCAGTCGAGCCCACGACCTCGGAGGACGAGAAGCTCGGAACTATAGGAGCTCTCGCCGACCTCGTAGAACGTGAGTCGATAGACGAGGACACCGTCGTGATAGCCGGCGACAACCTCTTCTCGTTCGAGGTCAACGACTTCATAGAGTTCTTCGACTCTAAGGGATCGACGTGTATCGCCTCGTACGACGTCGGGTCGCGCGAGGACGCCAAGCAGTACGGTCTCGTGGATGTCGAGGGCGGACAGGTCGTCGACTTCCAGGAGAAGCCCGACGATCCCAAGAGTACACTCGTCTCGATAGCGTGTTATGCCTTCCCCGCAGACACTCTGCGTCTCTTAGACGAGTACCTCAGGGGTGACAACAACCCCGACGCTCCCGGATTCTTCATCGAGTGGCTCCACACGCGTGAGAACGTATACTCGTACGTCTTCGACGGCGCGTGGTTCGACGTCGGAACCCCCGACTCGTACCTCGACGCCAACTCGTATACTATGGACGAGAGCGTAATAGAAGACGGCGCGGTGGTCGAGAACACCGAGGTCGGTGAAGACGTCTATGTGATGTCAGGCGCCGAGATACACGACTCCGAGATAGAGGACTCGATAGTATTCGAGAACGCCCGGATAGACGACTGTACCGTCAGACATTCGATAGTCGACAGGGAAACCGTCTTAGACGGGGTCGACTTCAACAACGCTCTCGTCGGAGAACACTCACACCTCAACTCCGAGGACTAA
- a CDS encoding acyltransferase: protein MRRTRRFETQHNSLRYWTEARHPVRVVVNYVVILLARHSPSLRLKRFLLRLIGVEQGERVSWGLESTPDVFFPDLIEIGDDVIIGYDATILCHEFLRHEWRKGEVVIGDDVMIGANVTVLPGVEIGDGAVIGANSLVDRDVEPGEKVVGVPITDSYQSDHNAKNKSE from the coding sequence ATGAGACGCACTCGGAGGTTCGAGACCCAGCACAACTCGTTGAGGTACTGGACGGAGGCACGACACCCCGTCAGGGTCGTCGTCAACTACGTCGTGATACTCTTAGCGAGACACTCCCCGAGTCTGCGTCTCAAGAGATTCCTACTCCGACTCATAGGCGTCGAACAGGGCGAACGCGTCTCGTGGGGTTTAGAGTCGACACCCGACGTCTTCTTCCCTGATCTCATAGAGATAGGAGACGACGTCATAATAGGCTACGACGCCACTATACTCTGCCACGAGTTCCTGAGACACGAGTGGAGGAAGGGGGAGGTCGTTATAGGCGACGACGTCATGATCGGCGCGAACGTCACCGTCCTTCCCGGCGTCGAGATAGGAGACGGAGCCGTTATCGGCGCGAACAGTCTCGTCGACAGGGACGTCGAACCGGGCGAGAAGGTCGTGGGTGTGCCTATAACTGACAGCTACCAGTCGGATCACAACGCCAAGAATAAGTCGGAGTAA